A single genomic interval of Archaeoglobaceae archaeon harbors:
- the hisC gene encoding histidinol-phosphate transaminase, whose translation MRGVVKIINPYDAGVFPEGNVILLNSNENPYEPSEEVKKAYIESIGKISRYPDPSYSKLKEAISEYVGFGTERIAVGCGSSELISRVCDVLLDELDKVVIPMPSYSLYISYAMLRNASILLPVYDGYSITPEFIEEEKPKLSIICSPNNPTGNTVKKRVIEKIAENSEYLLIDEAYAEFAESNLLDMAYEFDNVVILRSFSKFFGLAGMRVGYAIAGKEIVEAIEKVRLPFAISSPGVATAISALKSIDYYIEVKKKILKERERVYKELKRLGFEVYPSEANFILFRAKKHLFEKLLEQGIVVRNLVGLLGLEGNFIRMSIGRREENDRVIKILESECSKTSA comes from the coding sequence ATGAGAGGTGTTGTGAAAATAATAAATCCTTATGATGCCGGTGTTTTCCCGGAGGGGAATGTCATACTTTTAAATTCAAACGAAAACCCATACGAACCAAGCGAAGAGGTTAAAAAAGCCTATATCGAGTCTATAGGTAAAATAAGTAGATATCCTGACCCCTCGTATTCAAAACTAAAGGAGGCCATATCTGAATATGTGGGGTTTGGGACTGAAAGAATAGCGGTCGGCTGTGGATCATCTGAGCTGATTTCACGGGTTTGTGACGTTCTTTTAGATGAACTTGATAAGGTAGTTATTCCAATGCCTTCTTATTCTCTCTATATTTCTTATGCAATGCTTCGAAATGCATCCATTTTGCTTCCTGTTTATGACGGCTACTCCATAACTCCGGAATTCATCGAGGAAGAAAAGCCAAAATTATCTATTATTTGTTCTCCAAACAATCCCACCGGAAACACTGTTAAAAAAAGAGTAATCGAAAAAATTGCAGAGAATTCTGAATATCTCCTAATTGACGAAGCTTATGCAGAATTTGCAGAGAGTAATTTACTTGATATGGCGTATGAGTTTGACAATGTGGTAATTTTGAGAAGCTTTTCCAAATTTTTTGGGCTTGCAGGAATGCGAGTAGGCTACGCGATTGCAGGTAAAGAGATAGTAGAAGCCATCGAGAAGGTAAGACTTCCATTTGCGATTTCCAGCCCGGGCGTTGCCACTGCGATTTCGGCATTAAAATCTATTGACTATTATATTGAAGTTAAGAAAAAAATTCTAAAAGAGCGAGAAAGAGTTTATAAGGAGTTGAAAAGGCTTGGATTCGAAGTTTATCCTTCAGAAGCCAATTTTATTCTTTTTAGAGCTAAAAAACACCTTTTTGAAAAACTGTTAGAGCAAGGGATTGTGGTTAGAAATCTCGTTGGTTTATTGGGACTTGAGGGCAACTTCATAAGAATGAGCATCGGTAGAAGAGAGGAAAATGACAGGGTTATCAAAATACTCGAATCAGAGTGTAGCAAAACTTCTGCATAG
- the priS gene encoding DNA primase catalytic subunit PriS yields the protein METKQFLMKKFLEYYRKANIKMPRQFEKREFAFVPFEAFPDFIMHRHLSFSSLEDFRNYVISSVPAHVYYSSAYYENPEKERMEEKGWLGADLVFDIDADHLPLKTNSIEKALAVAKEEVKKLLKILKLDFGIKEVETYFSGGRGYHVHVCDEDFLKLDSSERREIIDYLTLNNPTVLRNENIVESNVATRIYTYFKRRKNLEGKELLKALKKPEKIFEKFRIHIDAPVTADVKRLIRMPGTLHGKTGLMVAKVEDIDSFEPLRDAIAFGEDKMKLRILKKVKINLGGETLNLSAGEIAEVPEFAGIYLLCRSFATL from the coding sequence ATGGAGACGAAACAATTTCTAATGAAAAAGTTTCTTGAATATTACAGAAAAGCCAATATAAAAATGCCAAGACAGTTCGAAAAAAGAGAATTCGCGTTTGTCCCATTTGAAGCTTTCCCTGATTTTATAATGCATAGACATCTCTCTTTCTCTTCACTCGAAGACTTCAGGAACTACGTGATCTCAAGCGTGCCAGCCCACGTTTATTACTCCTCGGCGTATTATGAAAACCCCGAAAAAGAGAGAATGGAAGAAAAAGGTTGGCTCGGTGCAGATCTCGTATTCGATATCGATGCAGATCACTTACCTTTGAAAACAAACTCAATAGAAAAAGCCCTTGCAGTCGCAAAAGAAGAGGTAAAAAAGCTTCTAAAGATCCTAAAACTTGATTTTGGAATAAAAGAAGTGGAGACTTATTTCTCTGGTGGCCGTGGATACCACGTGCACGTTTGCGATGAAGATTTTTTAAAGCTCGATTCCAGTGAAAGAAGGGAGATAATCGATTACTTAACGCTGAATAATCCCACTGTTCTTCGAAACGAAAATATTGTGGAATCTAATGTTGCTACAAGAATTTACACGTATTTCAAAAGAAGGAAAAACTTAGAAGGAAAAGAACTCTTAAAGGCGCTCAAAAAGCCAGAAAAGATCTTTGAAAAGTTTAGGATACACATCGACGCCCCAGTTACCGCAGATGTGAAGAGGCTAATAAGAATGCCGGGAACTCTTCATGGAAAGACTGGTTTGATGGTCGCAAAAGTTGAAGATATTGATTCTTTTGAACCTTTGAGAGATGCGATTGCTTTTGGGGAAGACAAGATGAAATTAAGGATTCTAAAAAAAGTGAAAATAAATCTTGGTGGAGAAACACTAAATCTCTCTGCTGGTGAAATTGCTGAAGTGCCGGAATTTGCGGGTATCTACCTGCTATGCAGAAGTTTTGCTACACTCTGA
- a CDS encoding UPF0146 family protein — translation MLRLAEFIANKYKKVAEIGIGNYTEVAEFLISRGVDVIATDIRPVREKRFKFFIDDIRNPNIQLYSDVELVYSIRPPPELFSFIKTLANKLDADCIIKPLYGDYADTELVNYKGLAFYLWRRNNF, via the coding sequence ATGCTTCGCCTTGCAGAGTTCATAGCAAATAAATACAAAAAAGTTGCAGAGATCGGTATCGGGAACTACACAGAAGTTGCAGAGTTCCTGATCTCGAGAGGCGTGGATGTTATCGCAACAGATATAAGGCCAGTCAGAGAAAAAAGGTTTAAATTTTTTATAGATGACATCAGAAATCCCAATATTCAGCTTTACAGTGATGTGGAACTCGTATACTCTATAAGACCACCACCAGAACTATTTAGCTTCATCAAAACACTCGCAAACAAGTTAGACGCTGACTGCATTATCAAACCACTTTATGGAGATTATGCAGATACTGAACTCGTGAACTATAAGGGACTGGCGTTCTATCTATGGAGACGAAACAATTTCTAA
- the rimI gene encoding ribosomal protein S18-alanine N-acetyltransferase, whose translation MQVVVREYTTKDFNEVLEIDREAFNPRNPSFDMYIYLTYGSDIFVADIGKKIVGYVVTMELDKLRGKIISLAVKKEFRGSGIGEYLMRRAIERLREKGKKEIALEVRVSNKIAQKLYEKLGFKIVETIPNYYSDGEDAYYMVLRFNEQ comes from the coding sequence GTGCAAGTGGTAGTTAGAGAATACACCACAAAGGACTTTAATGAAGTTCTCGAAATCGATCGTGAAGCATTCAATCCGAGAAACCCGTCCTTTGATATGTATATTTATCTAACTTATGGGAGCGATATATTCGTCGCTGACATCGGTAAGAAGATTGTGGGATACGTTGTTACCATGGAGTTAGATAAGCTGAGAGGGAAGATAATTTCTCTTGCAGTCAAGAAAGAGTTCAGAGGAAGCGGTATTGGTGAATACCTAATGAGAAGAGCGATTGAGAGACTCAGGGAGAAGGGAAAGAAAGAAATTGCACTAGAAGTGAGAGTTTCAAACAAAATAGCCCAAAAACTATACGAAAAGCTTGGTTTTAAGATAGTAGAAACTATTCCAAACTATTATAGCGATGGTGAGGATGCTTACTACATGGTGCTCAGATTTAACGAGCAATGA
- a CDS encoding UPF0058 family protein, producing MQKEEVLVLHLVLFNIKRILENAGLANGHFKAYEALGINPVQVNRSKADHKKAVLLLCKGISEILRATNPEKLSQNPKLKEVLEPKLIAR from the coding sequence ATGCAAAAGGAAGAAGTGCTTGTGCTCCATTTGGTGCTCTTTAACATTAAGAGAATTTTAGAGAATGCGGGTTTAGCAAACGGACATTTTAAAGCCTATGAGGCTCTTGGAATAAATCCTGTGCAGGTGAATCGAAGCAAAGCCGACCATAAGAAGGCAGTTTTACTCCTTTGTAAGGGTATTTCCGAAATTCTAAGAGCAACGAATCCGGAAAAGCTGTCTCAAAATCCAAAGCTCAAAGAAGTCCTCGAACCAAAACTCATTGCTCGTTAA
- a CDS encoding MoaD/ThiS family protein yields the protein MKIKFIFIGFGKREETLEINEKKRYSEILEEILKINPETVVLVKDSMPVPIDDFAEEGEVTVIRVISGG from the coding sequence ATGAAGATCAAGTTTATTTTTATTGGTTTTGGAAAGAGGGAGGAGACCCTTGAAATAAATGAAAAGAAAAGATACTCCGAGATTTTGGAGGAAATATTAAAAATAAATCCGGAAACTGTAGTCTTAGTTAAAGATTCAATGCCTGTCCCCATAGACGATTTTGCAGAGGAAGGAGAAGTCACTGTGATAAGAGTGATTTCCGGTGGTTGA
- the minD gene encoding cell division ATPase MinD, with product MARTITIASGKGGTGKTTITANLGIALTQLGYDVTIVDADITMANLELILGMEGLPVTLQNVLAGEARIEEAIYVGPGGVKVVPAGVSLEGLRKVNPEKLEEVLARIVGSTDIMLLDAPAGLERSAVIAIAAAQELLLVVNPEIASITDGLKTKIVAEKLGTKTLGVVINRMTGWGIDMAKTEIEAILEAKVIATIPEDPQVRKSAAFGKPVILSAPDSPASLAIKELAYAIAGKKKEVPPTVLAARKESALTKMLKVFRRKR from the coding sequence ATGGCTAGGACGATTACGATAGCATCCGGGAAGGGTGGAACCGGGAAGACCACGATCACGGCCAACCTTGGTATAGCTTTAACTCAGTTGGGTTATGACGTTACGATAGTTGACGCAGACATAACAATGGCAAATTTAGAGCTAATTCTTGGCATGGAAGGGCTTCCCGTTACCTTGCAAAATGTCCTCGCTGGTGAAGCAAGAATCGAAGAAGCAATTTACGTTGGACCTGGTGGAGTAAAGGTTGTTCCTGCAGGTGTTAGCCTTGAGGGTCTTAGAAAAGTAAACCCCGAAAAACTTGAAGAAGTTTTGGCAAGAATAGTTGGTAGCACTGACATAATGCTACTTGACGCTCCTGCAGGACTTGAAAGAAGTGCCGTGATTGCCATAGCTGCCGCTCAGGAGCTATTATTAGTAGTAAATCCAGAAATCGCCTCGATAACAGACGGCTTAAAGACGAAAATAGTTGCAGAAAAGCTTGGAACTAAAACACTGGGTGTAGTAATAAACCGCATGACTGGCTGGGGTATAGACATGGCAAAAACTGAAATCGAAGCTATTTTGGAAGCAAAGGTCATAGCCACGATTCCAGAAGATCCTCAGGTTAGAAAATCGGCCGCATTTGGAAAGCCAGTAATTCTTAGCGCTCCTGACTCACCGGCTTCTTTAGCTATAAAGGAACTTGCATATGCCATAGCTGGAAAGAAGAAGGAAGTGCCCCCAACAGTGTTAGCAGCAAGAAAGGAGAGCGCGTTAACAAAAATGCTAAAAGTATTCAGAAGAAAGAGGTGA
- a CDS encoding molybdopterin dinucleotide binding domain-containing protein translates to MVVVELITGRTLDQGATVEEKLSEEYFKAVSYIELNEEDFKLLGLKEGDSVKVSTDFGEVVVFAKKGEVPRGVAFIPMGPYANMVIDPTTDGTGMPQFKGVKAKIEKTGERVKTVKELLEAI, encoded by the coding sequence ATGGTGGTGGTTGAGCTTATAACTGGTAGAACGCTTGATCAGGGGGCTACGGTTGAGGAAAAACTAAGTGAAGAATATTTTAAAGCTGTTAGTTACATAGAGCTCAATGAGGAGGATTTCAAACTGCTTGGCCTTAAGGAAGGCGACAGTGTTAAAGTTTCTACAGATTTTGGGGAGGTAGTGGTTTTTGCAAAAAAAGGTGAAGTCCCAAGAGGTGTTGCTTTCATACCGATGGGCCCTTATGCGAACATGGTTATCGATCCAACGACAGATGGCACAGGAATGCCACAGTTCAAAGGAGTAAAGGCAAAGATCGAAAAGACTGGAGAGAGAGTTAAAACGGTTAAAGAATTGCTGGAGGCGATCTAA
- a CDS encoding formylmethanofuran dehydrogenase subunit B: protein MEDVICTFCGSVCDDGEFDTEKKKVKKFCRLGSSKFAEKQRIKAPMIDGKEVSYETAIEKAAEILANAKKPLLYGWASTANEAIRVGVLLAEKLGGVYDQCASVCHAPGTLAVIEEGLPGATLGSIKNRADVVIFWGANPAEAHPRHGLRYSISAKGLLVKDRKQRKVVVVDVRPTKTAKMADMFVQIKPGYDYAIISALRAIISGNAEVVPSEVGGVAKEKLIELAEIMKKAKYGAILYGLGVTQSRGRDRNVENAIKLIQLLNRTTRWVIWPMRGHYNVVGAGEVPAWEVGYQYAIDFSRGYPRFSPAEFSAVEVLKRKDCDAALIVASDPVAHFPKIAVKHLKQIPVIQIDPYPNMTTLLAKVVIPSAVYGIEAEGTAYRMDCIPLRVKKIIETSYWTDEKILEEILKRVEKLKG, encoded by the coding sequence ATGGAGGACGTGATCTGCACATTTTGTGGTAGTGTTTGCGATGATGGTGAATTCGATACCGAAAAGAAAAAGGTAAAGAAGTTCTGCAGACTTGGAAGCAGTAAATTTGCCGAAAAACAGAGAATAAAAGCCCCAATGATCGATGGAAAAGAAGTAAGCTATGAAACTGCAATTGAAAAAGCTGCTGAAATTCTTGCGAATGCAAAGAAGCCTTTGCTATACGGCTGGGCTTCAACTGCGAACGAAGCGATAAGAGTTGGCGTGCTCTTAGCGGAGAAGCTTGGCGGGGTTTATGATCAGTGCGCAAGCGTTTGCCACGCTCCGGGCACTTTGGCCGTGATCGAAGAAGGATTGCCGGGAGCTACGCTTGGCTCTATAAAAAACCGTGCGGATGTTGTGATTTTCTGGGGAGCAAACCCAGCTGAAGCACACCCAAGACATGGGCTAAGATACAGCATTTCTGCAAAAGGGTTGCTCGTGAAAGATAGAAAGCAGAGAAAAGTGGTTGTGGTTGATGTTCGACCAACAAAGACCGCCAAGATGGCGGACATGTTTGTTCAGATCAAACCGGGCTACGATTACGCAATAATTTCAGCTTTGAGGGCAATAATAAGCGGAAATGCTGAAGTTGTGCCGAGTGAAGTTGGTGGAGTTGCAAAGGAGAAGCTCATAGAGCTTGCGGAGATCATGAAAAAGGCGAAGTATGGAGCGATTTTATATGGTCTTGGAGTGACGCAGTCAAGAGGTAGAGACAGGAACGTTGAGAATGCTATAAAGCTGATTCAATTGCTCAATAGAACTACTCGCTGGGTAATCTGGCCAATGAGGGGGCATTACAATGTCGTTGGCGCTGGAGAAGTGCCAGCTTGGGAAGTTGGCTACCAGTATGCGATTGACTTCAGTCGTGGTTATCCAAGATTTTCTCCTGCCGAGTTCTCAGCTGTGGAAGTCTTAAAGCGTAAAGATTGCGATGCTGCGCTTATAGTTGCTTCAGATCCAGTTGCCCACTTCCCAAAGATAGCGGTGAAGCATTTGAAGCAGATCCCCGTGATCCAGATCGATCCCTATCCAAACATGACGACGCTACTTGCAAAAGTCGTTATTCCTTCAGCGGTGTATGGCATTGAAGCAGAAGGGACTGCTTACAGAATGGACTGCATACCGCTTAGGGTTAAGAAGATCATTGAAACGAGCTATTGGACTGACGAAAAGATCCTTGAGGAAATTCTAAAGAGAGTTGAAAAGCTGAAGGGGTGA
- a CDS encoding formylmethanofuran dehydrogenase subunit A, protein MLWIRNGIVVDPKNKINAEKMDIFIKNGKIVEENEVKKEECKVIDASGKLVVAGGVDMHAHIAGSKINTGRTMRPEEMRVVRNIAGKFRATVGRVLLTAPAIGYEYAKMGYTTSFEAAQPPIGALHTHEELDAIPMIDKAALPVFGNWHLVFKCIEEKNMEKLKALVAWAIERSKGFGVKVVNPGGVEAWMYGGNVKSLDDQVPGFNVTPREIITWLIKANEELGLPHSVHLHCNNLGVPGNYQTTIESIKLAKGFSNAKRQVLHVTHVQFNAYAGSSWRDAGSGAAEIAKVVNSMDNVTIDMGQPIFGHATAMTGDAPFQFSLHKLIGARWSNKDTEVETGAGIVPIGYLPNNPVHALQWAIGLELGLLVDSNKVALTTDYPNGGPFTEYPYVMAMLMSKKMREGELSKVNAYVQKATGLASIDVEKTLYEVIHMTRSLPAKILGLENKGHLGIGADADIAIYNLNPLETDTSKEFEKVYKMFKSAEYTIKGGEIIVKGGELVKEVYGRTFWVDATKKADIQAVMPDIREYFNYYSVQLGNYGVEERWIKKPARIEVV, encoded by the coding sequence ATGCTCTGGATAAGGAACGGAATTGTTGTTGATCCCAAGAACAAAATCAACGCAGAGAAAATGGACATTTTCATTAAGAATGGCAAGATCGTTGAAGAAAATGAAGTCAAGAAAGAGGAATGTAAAGTAATTGACGCAAGCGGAAAGCTTGTAGTCGCTGGCGGAGTTGACATGCATGCTCACATTGCTGGAAGCAAGATCAACACCGGCAGAACAATGCGTCCCGAGGAAATGAGAGTTGTCAGAAACATCGCGGGCAAGTTTAGAGCAACTGTAGGAAGAGTTCTGTTAACAGCTCCAGCAATTGGTTATGAATACGCAAAAATGGGCTATACAACGAGCTTTGAAGCTGCTCAGCCCCCGATAGGAGCCTTGCACACCCATGAAGAGCTCGATGCGATTCCAATGATCGACAAAGCTGCTCTGCCTGTTTTCGGAAACTGGCACCTTGTATTCAAGTGCATTGAAGAAAAGAACATGGAAAAGCTCAAGGCACTGGTTGCCTGGGCAATTGAGAGGAGCAAAGGCTTTGGAGTCAAAGTTGTTAACCCCGGAGGCGTTGAGGCTTGGATGTATGGTGGAAACGTAAAAAGCCTTGATGATCAGGTGCCCGGATTCAATGTAACTCCGAGGGAAATAATAACCTGGCTCATCAAGGCAAACGAAGAACTCGGATTACCTCATTCTGTGCACCTGCACTGCAACAACCTTGGAGTGCCCGGGAACTATCAGACCACGATCGAATCAATAAAGCTCGCAAAGGGATTCAGCAATGCCAAAAGGCAGGTGCTCCATGTGACGCATGTGCAGTTCAACGCCTACGCTGGTAGTAGCTGGAGAGATGCTGGAAGTGGTGCTGCCGAGATTGCAAAAGTTGTGAACTCGATGGACAACGTTACAATCGATATGGGTCAGCCGATATTTGGGCATGCAACCGCAATGACTGGCGACGCTCCTTTCCAGTTCAGCCTGCACAAGCTCATTGGAGCGAGATGGAGCAACAAAGACACCGAAGTTGAAACTGGAGCGGGAATAGTGCCAATAGGCTACTTGCCAAACAATCCAGTCCATGCTTTGCAGTGGGCTATTGGCCTGGAGCTTGGACTGCTTGTGGACAGCAACAAAGTCGCGCTAACGACAGATTATCCAAATGGCGGTCCATTCACGGAGTATCCGTATGTGATGGCGATGCTGATGAGCAAGAAAATGCGAGAGGGCGAGTTGAGTAAGGTTAATGCCTACGTTCAGAAAGCAACAGGCCTGGCAAGCATAGACGTTGAGAAGACACTCTACGAAGTAATACACATGACAAGAAGCCTGCCTGCAAAGATTTTGGGACTTGAAAACAAAGGTCATCTTGGCATTGGAGCGGACGCGGACATAGCGATCTACAACCTCAATCCTCTGGAAACTGACACCTCGAAGGAGTTCGAAAAGGTCTATAAGATGTTTAAGAGTGCTGAATACACGATCAAGGGCGGAGAAATCATTGTGAAGGGCGGAGAGCTTGTAAAAGAAGTTTATGGAAGAACATTCTGGGTTGACGCAACAAAGAAAGCAGACATTCAGGCGGTAATGCCCGACATTAGGGAGTATTTCAACTACTACAGCGTCCAGCTTGGCAACTATGGTGTCGAGGAGCGCTGGATTAAGAAGCCCGCAAGAATCGAGGTGGTTTAA
- a CDS encoding formylmethanofuran dehydrogenase subunit C translates to MAVVIKPKKFFEVCVEAELTPELALRSVDEVKKFKVYYGNKVVELGELFEVAKQGDEKKLILDGDFSRVKWIGARMVDGEIVVKGSVGANCGAFMRGGKITIEGNADDWLGIEMAGGEIIVKGNAGNLVGCAYYGDAVGMTAGKIVIEGNAGNYVGEKMNGGEIVIKGNAGDFIGTEMRAGVIEIHGSCGFVGGDMRGGEIRIKGSFELLPTFKKTEKGWVGDVNVKGEGVIKTF, encoded by the coding sequence ATGGCAGTCGTAATAAAGCCTAAGAAGTTTTTTGAAGTCTGCGTTGAAGCTGAACTCACGCCAGAGCTTGCCTTGCGAAGCGTTGACGAAGTAAAGAAGTTTAAGGTTTACTATGGCAACAAAGTCGTTGAGCTTGGAGAACTCTTTGAAGTCGCAAAGCAAGGCGATGAAAAGAAGCTAATCCTTGACGGCGACTTCAGCAGAGTCAAGTGGATTGGAGCAAGGATGGTTGATGGCGAGATCGTTGTAAAGGGGAGCGTTGGAGCTAACTGCGGAGCATTCATGCGTGGTGGCAAAATAACCATTGAGGGCAACGCAGACGACTGGCTCGGCATCGAAATGGCGGGCGGTGAAATAATTGTTAAGGGCAATGCAGGCAATCTTGTTGGCTGTGCTTATTACGGCGACGCGGTCGGCATGACTGCTGGCAAAATAGTCATTGAGGGCAACGCAGGGAACTACGTTGGCGAGAAGATGAATGGTGGCGAGATCGTGATCAAGGGCAATGCTGGCGACTTCATTGGCACCGAGATGCGTGCTGGAGTAATCGAGATACACGGCTCGTGCGGTTTTGTCGGCGGGGACATGCGAGGCGGAGAGATAAGGATCAAGGGAAGCTTTGAATTGCTTCCGACCTTCAAAAAGACTGAGAAGGGCTGGGTTGGAGATGTGAATGTGAAGGGAGAAGGAGTTATAAAGACATTCTAA